One stretch of Oncorhynchus masou masou isolate Uvic2021 chromosome 9, UVic_Omas_1.1, whole genome shotgun sequence DNA includes these proteins:
- the LOC135546496 gene encoding phosphatidylinositol-binding clathrin assembly protein-like isoform X8: protein MSGQSITDRITAAQHSVTGSAVSKTVCKATTHEIMGPKKKHLDYLIHCTNEMNVNIPQLADSLFERTTSTSWVVVFKSLIATHHLMVYGNERFVQYLASRNTLFNLSNFLDKSGLQGLSLPGYDMSTFIRRYSRYLNEKAVSYRQVAFDFTKVKRGVDGVMRTMNTEKLLKTIPIIQNQMDALLDFNVNANELTNGVINAGFMLLFKDSIRLFAAYNEGIINLLEKYFDMKKTQCKEGLDIYKKFLTRMTRISEFLKVAEQVGIDRGDIPDLSQAPSSLLEALEQHLASLEGKKVKDSTAASRASTLSNAVSSLASTGMSFTKVDEREKQAALEEEQARLKALKEQRLKELSKRPSFATTDTSPVSTTGVTISTAPAIDLFSTPSCSNGALKMESDLFDIQQTFNPSMQASSTGLPVATAWADPFTSAEAGDDSMPNLNPFLSKVVVDAAAHLPVVSSDGVSYSSRTSGHEMFSDSFCGGPVAMAQHLPHQAPYLTEPSAVAGQFRGYSTATQAPPPGALQVDFESVFGAKASGANNMESDDILKPTMVGSNQALCSINQLSDKLVGDDLDSSLANLVGNLGIGNGTTKNDIHWSQPGEKRLTGGSNWQPKAAPNTTWNPVSMTPPVMAYPATTPTGMMGGYGMPPQQLGSMGMMNQPNMMYNQAVMRPPNPFSSVSSAQPSAASSPSSQSPLRAPGQDPFAQLSLKDFL from the exons ACCTGATCCATTGCACCAATGAGATGAATGTGAACATTCCCCAGCTGGCTGACTCACTGTTTGAAAGGACCACCAGCACAAGCTGGGTGGTGGTCTTCAAGTCGCTCATCGCCACACACCACCTCATGGTCTACGGTAATGAG CGTTTTGTCCAGTACTTGGCTTCAAGGAACACATTATTCAACCTCAGTAATTTTTTGGACAAAAGTGGTTTACAAG gtctctctctcccaggctacGATATGTCCACATTTATCCGGAGGTACAGTCGATATCTGAATGAGAAGGCTGTGTCATACAGACAGGTTGCATTTGACTTCACTAAAGTAAAGCGAGG gGTGGATGGGGTGATGAGGACCATGAATACAGAGAAGCTACTGAAGACCATCCCTATCATACAAAACCAGATGGACGCCCTCCTCGACTTCAAT GTTAATGCCAATGAGCTCACAAACGGAGTGATAAATGCAGGGTTCATGCTCCTCTTCAAAGATTCCATTAGGCTTTTTGCTGCATATAACGAAGGCATCATCAACCTGCTGG AGAAGTACTTTGACATGAAGAAAACCCAGTGTAAAGAGGGCCTGGATATCTACAAGAAGTTCCTGACCCGAATGACCCGAATCTCAGAGTTCCTTAAAGTGGCAGAG CAGGTGGGGATTGATCGAGGAGACATTCCAGACCTTTCCCAG GCTCCTAGTAGCCTTCTGGAAGCTCTGgagcagcacctggcctcactAGAGGGGAAGAAAGTCAAAGACTCCACCGCTGCCAGCAG GGCCAGTACTCTATCCAATGCAGTGTCCTCGCTGGCCAGTACAGGGATGTCTTTTACTAAAGTAGATGAGCGGGAGAAGCAGGCTGCTCTGGAGGAGGAACAGGCTCGTCTCAAAGCACTGAAG GAACAGAGGCTGAAGGAGCTCTCGAAGAGGCCTTCCTTTGCCACCACAGACACatctcctgtctccaccaccgGGGTCACTATCAGCACAGCCCCAGCCATCGACCTATTCTCCACACCCAGCTGCTCCAATGG tgctctgaAGATGGAGAGTGACCTGTTTGACATTCAGCAGACGTTTAACCCTTCAATGCAGGCCAGTTCTACAGGGCTTCCTGTGGCCACTGCATGGGCAG ATCCTTTCACCTCTGCTGAAGCTGGAGATGACTCcatgccaaaccttaaccctttccTGTCAAAAGTCGTTGTCGATGCAGCCGCTCACTTACCTGTCGTGTCCTCCGACGGTGTTAGCTATTCCTCTAGGACGTCTGGTCATGAAATGTTTAGTG ACTCCTTCTGTGGTGGTCCAGTGGCCATGGCCCAGCACCTTCCACACCAGGCCCCCTACCTCACTGAGCCCTCTGCAGTAGCAGGTCAATTCAGAG GGTACTCCACAGCAACACAGGCCCCTCCCCCAGGAGCACTCCAAGTGGACTTTGAGTCCGTCTTTGGAGCCAAAGCTTCCGGTGCAAACAACATGGAATCTGATG ACATCCTGAAACCCACCATGGTTGGCTCCAATCAGGCCCTGTGCTCAATCAATCAGCTGTCAGACAAACTGGTGGGAGATGACCTCGATTCCTCTCTGGCCAACCTGGTGGGAA ATCTCGGGATTGGAAATGGCACAACGAAAAA TGACATCCACTGGAGCCAGCCTGGGGAGAAGAGGCTGACTGGCGGTAGCAACTGGCAGCCCAAAGCAGCCCCAAACACCACCTGGAACCCCGTCTCCATG ACCCCCCCAGTCATGGCCTACCCTGCAACAACACCCACAGGCATGATGGGGGGATATGGCATG CCACCCCAACAGCTTGGCTCTATGGGTATGATGAACCAACCCAACATGATGTACAACCAGGCCGTCATGAGGCCGCCCAACCCCTTCAGCTCTGTATCTAGCgctcag CCCTCTGCAGCCTCTAGTCCTTCCAGCCAGAGTCCTCTCAGAGCCCCTGGACAGGACCCATTTGCACAGCTCTCTCTCAAGGATTTCTTGTAG
- the LOC135546496 gene encoding phosphatidylinositol-binding clathrin assembly protein-like isoform X5, whose protein sequence is MSGQSITDRITAAQHSVTGSAVSKTVCKATTHEIMGPKKKHLDYLIHCTNEMNVNIPQLADSLFERTTSTSWVVVFKSLIATHHLMVYGNERFVQYLASRNTLFNLSNFLDKSGLQGLSLPGYDMSTFIRRYSRYLNEKAVSYRQVAFDFTKVKRGVDGVMRTMNTEKLLKTIPIIQNQMDALLDFNVNANELTNGVINAGFMLLFKDSIRLFAAYNEGIINLLEKYFDMKKTQCKEGLDIYKKFLTRMTRISEFLKVAEQVGIDRGDIPDLSQAPSSLLEALEQHLASLEGKKVKDSTAASRASTLSNAVSSLASTGMSFTKVDEREKQAALEEEQARLKALKEQRLKELSKRPSFATTDTSPVSTTGVTISTAPAIDLFSTPSCSNGALKMESDLFDIQQTFNPSMQASSTGLPVATAWADPFTSAEAGDDSMPNLNPFLSKVVVDAAAHLPVVSSDGVSYSSRTSGHEMFSDRYNPFTDTNSSVSTNYKRTVRIEHSISDSFCGGPVAMAQHLPHQAPYLTEPSAVAGQFRGYSTATQAPPPGALQVDFESVFGAKASGANNMESDDILKPTMVGSNQALCSINQLSDKLVGDDLDSSLANLVGNLGIGNGTTKNDIHWSQPGEKRLTGGSNWQPKAAPNTTWNPVSMEKMLRHHSCVCISTDPPSHGLPCNNTHRHDGGIWHATPTAWLYGYDEPTQHDVQPGRHEAAQPLQLCI, encoded by the exons ACCTGATCCATTGCACCAATGAGATGAATGTGAACATTCCCCAGCTGGCTGACTCACTGTTTGAAAGGACCACCAGCACAAGCTGGGTGGTGGTCTTCAAGTCGCTCATCGCCACACACCACCTCATGGTCTACGGTAATGAG CGTTTTGTCCAGTACTTGGCTTCAAGGAACACATTATTCAACCTCAGTAATTTTTTGGACAAAAGTGGTTTACAAG gtctctctctcccaggctacGATATGTCCACATTTATCCGGAGGTACAGTCGATATCTGAATGAGAAGGCTGTGTCATACAGACAGGTTGCATTTGACTTCACTAAAGTAAAGCGAGG gGTGGATGGGGTGATGAGGACCATGAATACAGAGAAGCTACTGAAGACCATCCCTATCATACAAAACCAGATGGACGCCCTCCTCGACTTCAAT GTTAATGCCAATGAGCTCACAAACGGAGTGATAAATGCAGGGTTCATGCTCCTCTTCAAAGATTCCATTAGGCTTTTTGCTGCATATAACGAAGGCATCATCAACCTGCTGG AGAAGTACTTTGACATGAAGAAAACCCAGTGTAAAGAGGGCCTGGATATCTACAAGAAGTTCCTGACCCGAATGACCCGAATCTCAGAGTTCCTTAAAGTGGCAGAG CAGGTGGGGATTGATCGAGGAGACATTCCAGACCTTTCCCAG GCTCCTAGTAGCCTTCTGGAAGCTCTGgagcagcacctggcctcactAGAGGGGAAGAAAGTCAAAGACTCCACCGCTGCCAGCAG GGCCAGTACTCTATCCAATGCAGTGTCCTCGCTGGCCAGTACAGGGATGTCTTTTACTAAAGTAGATGAGCGGGAGAAGCAGGCTGCTCTGGAGGAGGAACAGGCTCGTCTCAAAGCACTGAAG GAACAGAGGCTGAAGGAGCTCTCGAAGAGGCCTTCCTTTGCCACCACAGACACatctcctgtctccaccaccgGGGTCACTATCAGCACAGCCCCAGCCATCGACCTATTCTCCACACCCAGCTGCTCCAATGG tgctctgaAGATGGAGAGTGACCTGTTTGACATTCAGCAGACGTTTAACCCTTCAATGCAGGCCAGTTCTACAGGGCTTCCTGTGGCCACTGCATGGGCAG ATCCTTTCACCTCTGCTGAAGCTGGAGATGACTCcatgccaaaccttaaccctttccTGTCAAAAGTCGTTGTCGATGCAGCCGCTCACTTACCTGTCGTGTCCTCCGACGGTGTTAGCTATTCCTCTAGGACGTCTGGTCATGAAATGTTTAGTG ATCGTTATAATCCCTTTACTGACACAAACTCGTCCGTTTCAACCAATTACAAACGCACAGTGCGGATAGAACACTCCATCTCAG ACTCCTTCTGTGGTGGTCCAGTGGCCATGGCCCAGCACCTTCCACACCAGGCCCCCTACCTCACTGAGCCCTCTGCAGTAGCAGGTCAATTCAGAG GGTACTCCACAGCAACACAGGCCCCTCCCCCAGGAGCACTCCAAGTGGACTTTGAGTCCGTCTTTGGAGCCAAAGCTTCCGGTGCAAACAACATGGAATCTGATG ACATCCTGAAACCCACCATGGTTGGCTCCAATCAGGCCCTGTGCTCAATCAATCAGCTGTCAGACAAACTGGTGGGAGATGACCTCGATTCCTCTCTGGCCAACCTGGTGGGAA ATCTCGGGATTGGAAATGGCACAACGAAAAA TGACATCCACTGGAGCCAGCCTGGGGAGAAGAGGCTGACTGGCGGTAGCAACTGGCAGCCCAAAGCAGCCCCAAACACCACCTGGAACCCCGTCTCCATG GAGAAGATGTTGCGTCATCATTCGTGTGTTTGTATCTCCACAGACCCCCCCAGTCATGGCCTACCCTGCAACAACACCCACAGGCATGATGGGGGGATATGGCATG CCACCCCAACAGCTTGGCTCTATGGGTATGATGAACCAACCCAACATGATGTACAACCAGGCCGTCATGAGGCCGCCCAACCCCTTCAGCTCTGTATCTAG